In a genomic window of Punica granatum isolate Tunisia-2019 chromosome 6, ASM765513v2, whole genome shotgun sequence:
- the LOC116210315 gene encoding uncharacterized protein LOC116210315 yields MDAEEIKKTLFNSAMKGEWNKVVEIYGEFPDAHDTRITRTGETALHVAVSDGQEDTVEDLLDLIMAAAGEGSNRTKAVLEIKNDSGNTPLHYAASVGSVRMCQCIAQQDPLLVGARNIESETPLFMAALHGKKDVFLRLHYLCSSKNEKDISYCRRKDGQTALHSAINGDYFDLAFQIIHLYEDLVHYANEQGLSPLHLLATMASSFGSGTHLGWGRSTIYHCIFVDQLKEEPLDYQALSVRNLEKEKNSHFPENYRTCVQFFQLLKSFVGVTTFGKRPLLVSDKKAQTEKPRIDIDQPHGQPVLHQRPTIHKARDRQLLPSNYLTCLEFIKFLSKIMLVILGLGSEKIKKIREKKEKNTWSAQVMNELIKRALVHEYDDNGRHPHHVIHREGKEEETLPYRIVDGGSAVLFDNLEDSGPETSKGNFSKAKQGDGAEGKKVFTDDMLKGETAIPLAAKNGVTEMVEKILEDFPVAIHDMNSEKKNIVLLAVENRQPHVYKLMLKRNILKDNIFRRVDNKGNSALHLAAMLRDYKPWLIPGAALQMQWEMKWFEFVKSSMPRHFFVRYNDEGKTANNIFTETHSELLKNGSNWLTNTSQSCSVVAVLIATVAFATSTTVPGGVREESGKPTLEDEPAFNVFAISSLVALCFSVTSVILFLSILTSRYEERDFGRDLLRKLLVGLTSLFVSIASMLVSFCAGHFFVLKDKLKYAAYPVYAVTCLPVTFFAMAQFPLYFDLVWATFKKVPQRSYK; encoded by the exons ATGGACGCGGAAGAGATCAAGAAGACTCTGTTCAACAGCGCCATGAAAGGAGAGTGGAACAAGGTGGTCGAAATCTACGGGGAATTCCCGGACGCCCACGATACAAGGATCACTCGCACCGGCGAGACGGCCCTCCATGTGGCGGTCTCTGATGGCCAAGAGGACACTGTCGAGGATCTCCTCGACCTCATCATGGCTGCTGCTGGCGAGGGTAGCAACCGCACCAAAGCCGTGCTAGAGATCAAGAATGACAGTGGCAATACACCGCTGCATTATGCTGCCTCGGTTGGGAGCGTGAGGATGTGCCAGTGCATTGCCCAGCAGGATCCATTGCTGGTTGGGGCCCGCAACATCGAAAGTGAGACCCCTCTTTTCATGGCCGCTCTCCATGGAAAGAAGGATGTTTTCCTGAGGCTGCATTATCTCTGCAGTTCCAAAAACGAGAAGGATATTTCGTATTGCCGGAGGAAGGATGGACAGACTGCACTTCATTCTGCCATTAATGGGGACTACTTCG ATTTGGCGTTTCAAATTATACACCTGTACGAGGATCTGGTACACTACGCGAACGAGCAAGGGCTCTCCCCTCTTCATCTGCTAGCGACGATGGCCTCGTCTTTCGGAAGTGGGACCCACCTTGGATGGGGCAGAAGTACCATTTATCACT GTATATTTGTGGATCAACTCAAGGAAGAGCCATTGGATTACCAAGCTTTGTCGGTGAGGAACTTGGAGAAAGAGAAGAATTCTCATTTTCCGGAGAACTACAGGACTTGCGTCCAGTTCTTTCAATTGCTCAAGAGTTTTGTCGGCGTGA CAACCTTCGGGAAGAGACCATTGCTGGTATCTGACAAGAAAGCTCAGACAGAGAAACCAAGAATCGACATTGACCAACCGCATGGACAACCAG TACTTCATCAACGACCAACCATACATAAAGCTCGGGATAGACAGTTACTTCCATCGAATTACTTGACATGCCTCGAGTTCATCAAGTTCCTCTCCAAAATTATGCTGGTCATACTTGGGCTTG GATCagagaaaataaagaagattcgagaaaagaaagagaagaacacATGGTCTGCTCAGGTCATGAATGAGCTGATCAAAAGGGCTTTGGTGCATGAGTATGACGACAACGGAAGACACCCTCACCATGTAATTCACAGAGAAGGAAAGGAGGAAGAGACTTTGCCTTATCGAATTGTAGATGGCGGCTCTGCTGTTCTCTTCGATAACTTGGAGGATTCGGGACCGGAGACATCTAAGGGCAACTTTTCAAAGGCTAAACAAGGGGATGGTGCAGAAG GGAAGAAAGTGTTTACCGACGATATGTTGAAAGGGGAGACAGCAATACCGCTTGCAGCGAAGAACGGAGTCACAGAAATGGTGGAGAAGATACTTGAGGATTTTCCCGTGGCAATCCACGACATGAACTCAGAAAAGAAGAACATCGTCCTTCTGGCAGTCGAGAATAGGCAACCCCATGTATACAAGCTTATGCTCAAAAGAAACATCCTTAAAGACAACATATTCCGTAGGGTTGATAACAAAGGAAACAGCGCGCTGCATCTTGCAGCAATGCTCAGAGACTACAAGCCTTGGCTCATCCCAGGGGCTGCCCTTCAGATGCAATGGGAAATGAAGTGGTTCGAG TTCGTCAAGAGCTCCATGCCGCGGCACTTCTTTGTTCGATACAACGACGAGGGAAAGACTGCAAACAACATCTTCACAGAGACGCATAGTGAGCTTCTGAAAAACGGCAGCAATTGGCTCACAAACACATCTCAGTCGTGCTCAGTCGTGGCGGTACTCATTGCCACAGTGGCCTTTGCCACCTCCACTACTGTCCCAGGCGGTGTTAGGGAGGAGAGCGGTAAGCCCACGCTTGAGGACGAGCCAGCTTTCAACGTGTTTGCCATATCTTCGCTCGTGGCCCTCTGCTTCTCCGTTACCTCTGTCATCCTTTTCCTGTCCATCCTCACATCCCGCTACGAAGAAAGAGACTTCGGGCGAGACCTACTGAGAAAGCTTCTTGTGGGCTTGACTTCTCTATTTGTCTCCATAGCCTCGATGCTAGTGTCCTTCTGTGCAGGGCATTTTTTCGTGCTCAAGGACAAGCTCAAGTATGCAGCATATCCAGTCTATGCCGTAACTTGCCTGCCTGTAACGTTCTTCGCAATGGCACAGTTCCCTCTATACTTTGATCTCGTATGGGCTACCTTCAAGAAAGTGCCGCAGCGCAGCTACAAGTAG